From a region of the Impatiens glandulifera chromosome 4, dImpGla2.1, whole genome shotgun sequence genome:
- the LOC124934941 gene encoding agamous-like MADS-box protein AGL103 has translation MVKEGAKENTIKCDKKKQQLTMKMTNIKKKSMELSSLCDIDVCFLCLEENGRIESWPDNLNQVKPILERYKKEVSKRKKKTSTTIAATDHVQTSKSGSSKARIGPLLNGLSQKSLKIFSNQIAEKIELIANQLSSKNQSLPLLNSEEEMNI, from the coding sequence ATGGTGAAAGAAGGTGCGAAAGAGAATACGATCAAATGCGATAAGAAGAAACAGCAATTGACAATGAAGATGACCAACATTAAGAAGAAGAGCATGGAGCTCTCCTCCCTCTGTGACATCGACGTATGTTTTCTCTGTTTGGAAGAAAATGGAAGAATAGAGTCTTGGCCGGATAATTTAAATCAAGTTAAGCCCATTCTTGAACGCTACAAAAAAGAAGTTtcaaagaggaagaagaagacgtCCACTACTATTGCAGCAACAGATCATGTTCAAACATCTAAATCTGGATCGTCTAAAGCTAGAATCGGACCTCTACTTAACGGATTGTCTCAGAAGTCTTTGAAAATATTCTCGAATCAAATTGCAGAAAAAATAGAGTTGATTGCCAACCAATTATCATCCAAGAATCAATCTTTGCCCTTATTGAACTCGGAAGAGGAGAtgaacatttaa